AGTCCCTCAAAAACTTAGGCAAAACTAACTACATCTATGTGACTCGGTCTGAATATGCATTAACAAACAGACTAAAGATCTGAATCTGCCAAAATATCCGAATTTAACAAgtcaaaaaattgtaaaaagtaaaGTAGCTAATCATGTGTTTTCAATCATGTGTTGATGATTTTGTGGGTCATTATTTGGGCTTTGTTACatctctttttcctttatttatttttattaagatATAGTTTTTTATAactatattttgataaaaatatatttttattaaaatttaaaatgaaaactttttcttggcttcttattatttttattaaaataaaattttagtacttcataaatattttattttataatatattatttaaaataaatatgatttggAGTTATTTTTCATAGTGATCTAATTTTATCTTGTTAAAGGAAAATATTgttatttggttttggtacTTATTATTGTGTTGTTTAGTCTttctttcagattttgttgtgtAATATCTTTACAAAGGCATATCATTACCAATGCATAAAGAAGTTGTGGTGGTTGTGATCGGTTCAAGTCATAGCTTTAAATATAATCTCTAACGTCTATGATCATTCAGCCTACCAACTAAAAAGGTTGAGATCATGTCTGAATTCATgctttatataaattttgttatttttatgttttattgtaGTGTatgtgtgtttttctttttcattggtCTTATTTTGATTATACCTTTTTAAGACATGGATGGGATTTTGAAATCTCTTTTTATTGGACCTTATTACTTTTTATGAACGAAAGGTTGAAAACAAACCTTAAGCACAGTTAAGATGTATTTCTTACTCAACACCTTCTTCTACGTTCAAAAATCACCACGACATTGACCCTTAACTTAATTGTCTCCACAGAATTAACCATGGAAAACGTAAAGGagaaaaaattgacaaattttttatttcagtttttgaAGTAAATAGTTGAGCCAATCACAAATTATGTGCACGACATAGAATCCAAATTTAAAGGATCGAATTAAgaaatttgtcatttttaaaAAGTCATGTAGAGAAAAACAAGGATCCAAGAAACTTCAAGGAGCCGCCTATGAACATCCAAGAAACTTCATTGTCCCAACAACAAAAAGTCAAATTCAGAAATTGCAGTTAAAGGAGACAGAAGCCAGCAGGTTCTAAGAAACAGAGCAGGGAACTGGAAGCACATAAAGACAAAACAAAGGTAGGCCAACCAAGCGAAGGTCCAAGTTGACCAAATATTTCTAGCTACTCCCATTATGCAGGTTATTCGATATTTCCTCTCTTTTACCACCCCCATTGATTTACACTTTCATGCTTGAATTATTCTTGGcatctgaaaagaaaaaagacccattcttttcttaatttgtcTCATGGTGATGGGCAACCGTCATGGGGCTGAACCGTACAGGCAATTTCCCTTTTCAAACCAAGCCGCCTCTGAAAACTTAGCAGGGTTTTCCATGCCTTTAAAATACCCCACCCAAGACCtcacaattcaatcaatttcatttcatttcttttctcttcaatatcATTCTTTCAACGTAGAAATATAAACCCATATTCTTTTACCAATTACACAGCCAATCTACTTGTTTCAATGGAAACATCATCTGCAAACTCAAACTCCAATATGATACTGTTGTTCAATGGTTTTTCATGTTATAACACCGTTAAAAGTTATGTCTCAAGATATTGGTCGTTTTCCCCACAATCCCAGACTTCAGATTGGGACCTGAAGAACCAGAAACCTGGGTTTTGAAGCAAGGAAGTTTTATCTGGTGGTGAGAGATTATGCAGAAAAGAAGTGGAGATTTTGATGGGGAACCTGGGGATTTTTTGCAGCCAAGAAAGTGAAGAACAGTTGAACGAATCATACAGTTGTGAGGAGATTTCAAGGTTGTTTGAACAAGAGCCAAGCTTGGAAGAAGTGAAGCAAGCTTTTGATGTTTTTGATGTGAATAAAGATGGGTTTATTGATGCAGAGGAATTGCAGAGAATTCTGTGTGTTTTGGGGTTGAAACAAGGTTTAAAGCTGGAAAACTGCAACAACATGATCAATACCTTTGATGAAGATGGTGATGGCAGAATAGATTTTCAGGAatttgtaaaattcatggaGAACAGTTTTTGCTGAATCAGTTtctttgttctattttttttaaatcatttaatattacatattattttatatatagttgattttgctttctttttttggGTGTAAATGTGATTAGAAACTGAGAAACTAATAAACCTGAAAACTGGGAAGAAGTTTAGCTGATactttctaataaaaaaatagcttGCAGTTGCAGACATCAACAATTTACAATCAAATCAATggaaattatttattcaattgatGCTTCTAGAATCCTAACTTGTGATAAGTATGATGAAACGATATATGAACATTAGAGGAAGCTGTAGACAAGCTAAAAATCTCTTCTTGAACCAACTCTTTAGGAGGGCAATTGTTGGAGCTGGGAGCAACTAACAAGAAGTTTCAGTGTATTGCTTGAGCAGCAAGTGTCGTGACTTGCAGTAGAAACAAGCAGAAAGCTAAacagaatttttaaaaagtaaagcaAGAAGAATGGAGAGAGTTTTTGAATGAAAACTTGATTCAattcattcattaaaaaaatggcTTGATGCCAATACATAAATCAAGCTTCTAGCTTGTCAAGACAGTAGGTTAACCAAAACCatacctactaccactaagtTTCCTAGTAAATTGGAATAATAACTTGTGCAAATGAATAAAGCTGGTAAACAGCTCAATCACCATCAAGATTACATCAAATATCATCTTATCATGGTTCAAAATGAACTAGATTAcattacataaacaaaaaattcaaatgaagCTAAACATCCTTGCTTTTTCGTGCAAACTGCTGCTTCTGCATGGTGGTCTTCAATGCTGCATGCTAACCACTTTTCAACAGCAATAGTATATCTACGACCAAAGGATTCAGGGTTGAGTTCAAGCCTATGGTAGGTTAAGGATAGAGTCTCAAGAACATCTGCCTTCTGCAACAGATGCTTGTTAAATTCAGTCTCACTTTCATAGCCAAAGAAGTGATGTACCATAATTTTCTTCACATTATCCAGAATTCCAACTGTTGGTTGCCCATCTCCATTGTTTTCAACAAAGAGATGCTCCAAAGCAAAAGGTGGTCTATGCTCACCAGTTTCTTCCCGGAAGGAAGATTTGAACTGCAAATCCATCAACATGTATGAGAATTATTGTTGTAGATCAGGGATTTCAATTGTGATGTAAGAGATTTACTGAGGGGATGGAGACAGGTGAAACTGTAAAATAACATTGTAATGATCGGGTTGTAGGACATCTCCCCCATGTCATCCTATACCTGACATACACTTGCATCAACAATATTCTCTTTTAATACCGTTTAAATTTGGGAAACACAGAACTCACATCTATTTCAATGCATCTAACTACAAGGTTAATATACAAGCAGGATCTATGAATGTTGGTGACCAATAGATTTGAAACCTTAAATAATAGCTAAAATTACAAGTCCAAACTTCTATATAGAGCAAGAAGAGAGTAATTAGAAAGTTACATATAATTTAGTGCTACCATTTCTTTCTGCAGCGTAAGACTGCCTCCTCAACCACCACCAAACAAGGTCATTATGTTTCTTTTAGTAATATTGTTAGCCTgagttttttcttcattttattttaaaataatcttcttcttgtttgacttcattaatttatttggtttgCCTTTCATATCTTGTTGTGCagcttcctcttcttttttattaCAAAGTTCTCGTCAAAAAGAGTATGATACTCTCGAATTGAAGCACTTATTTATAGTATGggtaaattactatttttactccttccttttcaatttttaagttatttcatgcattttatttaaatttatttcttatatgTTGAATATAAAGttgatttcaaataaattatcttttgtttcaaaatttacttcatggaattaaccttttatgttataatattaaaatactaaattttaagttattaagCTTAAAATATAGTTCTaaaaaacacatattaataacatttatcaaattaaatttatattttcaaatataataataattaattatatttattgagtaaagtaaagaaaagataaatataaaattataaataaaatcgaatattaataattttaactgtTAAGTATGCCTcataattcaatcaaatttgagagataatctttcgattaaactctatttatttgtttcaattcgAACtcgattaatttaaattattttattattatttggcctataaatagactcttttatAACCTTAAGAAATAAACCCATTaaaattagaactcataacacttttggagaattttgtgtttacgtggATTCTTTATTTTCGGGTTTCAGGACttagtttttatcttcatcttttgtactctttgttattttaccattatagtaaaattatatttacccgtagttttttatcctctttggaggggtttttccatgttaaatttgtgtgttcaatttctcaatttctttcactattttttacttgttcattgcttaattgggtcgatccccaacaagtggtataagagctagttcaattttcataaattagtcCGTTCAAATATGGTAGTAACAAGATTTGACATTGAGAAGTTtgatggtgtcacaaatttcaatctgtgacAAATTCgaatgatggcaattctagctTAGACTgacttgaaaaaggttgttaccggggaaaagcctgagaatctaaatcagacaaaatgggaagagcttgatgaaaaggccctATCTGCAATCCAGTTATGCCTTGCGAATAGGGTTTTGCAGAAGGTATTAATGAAGAAAACATCAACTGCCttatggaaaaggttagaaactctttatgccaCTAAGTC
The sequence above is a segment of the Gossypium raimondii isolate GPD5lz chromosome 4, ASM2569854v1, whole genome shotgun sequence genome. Coding sequences within it:
- the LOC105778921 gene encoding LOW QUALITY PROTEIN: probable calcium-binding protein CML46 (The sequence of the model RefSeq protein was modified relative to this genomic sequence to represent the inferred CDS: substituted 1 base at 1 genomic stop codon), which produces METSSANSNSNMILLFNGFSCYNTVKSYVSRYWSFSPQSQTSDWDLKNQKPGFXSKEVLSGGERLCRKEVEILMGNLGIFCSQESEEQLNESYSCEEISRLFEQEPSLEEVKQAFDVFDVNKDGFIDAEELQRILCVLGLKQGLKLENCNNMINTFDEDGDGRIDFQEFVKFMENSFC